The Streptomyces sp. NL15-2K genome contains a region encoding:
- the gyrB gene encoding DNA topoisomerase (ATP-hydrolyzing) subunit B — protein MLCQKGRFVADSGNPNENIPSTDAGANGEAETSNGEVTASYDASAITVLEGLDAVRKRPGMYIGSTGERGLHHLVYEVVDNSVDEALAGHADTIEVTILADGGVRVVDNGRGIPVGIVASEGKPALEVVLTVLHAGGKFGGGGYAVSGGLHGVGVSVVNALSSKVAVEVKTDGHRWTQDYKMGVPTAPLVQHEATEETGTSVTFWADGDIFETTDYSFETLSRRFQEMAFLNKGLTIKLTDERESAKATSGADEAGADETAEVKTVTYHYEGGIVDFVKYLNSRKGEAVHPTVIDLEAEDKDKSLSLEVAMQWNSGYSEGVYSFANIIHTHEGGTHEEGFRAALTNLINKYARDKKLLREKDDNLTGDDIREGLTAIISVKLSEPQFEGQTKTKLGNTEAKTFVQKAVYEHLNDWLDRNPVEAADIVRKGIQAATARVAARKARDLTRRKGLLETASLPGKLSDCQSNDPIKCEIFIVEGDSAGGSAKSGRNPEYQAILPIRGKILNVEKARIDKILQNQEIQALISAFGTGVHEDFDIERLRYHKIILMADADVDGQHINTLLLTFLFRFMRPLVEAGHVFLSRPPLYKIKWGREDAEYAYSDRERDALIELGRQRGKRIREDSIQRFKGLGEMNAEELRITTMDQEHRVLGQVTLDDAAQADDLFSVLMGEDVEARRQFIQRNAKDVRFLDI, from the coding sequence GTGCTGTGCCAGAAAGGGCGCTTCGTGGCCGATTCCGGCAACCCCAACGAGAACATCCCGTCCACCGACGCCGGCGCGAACGGCGAGGCCGAAACCTCCAACGGCGAGGTAACGGCCTCGTACGACGCCAGCGCCATCACCGTCCTCGAGGGTCTGGACGCGGTCCGCAAGCGACCCGGTATGTACATCGGCTCGACCGGTGAGCGAGGACTGCACCACCTCGTGTACGAGGTCGTCGACAACTCCGTCGACGAGGCGCTGGCCGGCCACGCGGACACCATCGAGGTGACGATCCTCGCCGACGGCGGCGTTCGCGTCGTCGACAACGGCCGTGGCATCCCGGTGGGCATCGTCGCCTCCGAAGGGAAGCCCGCCCTCGAGGTCGTGCTGACCGTGCTGCACGCGGGCGGCAAGTTCGGCGGCGGCGGCTACGCGGTCTCCGGTGGTCTGCACGGCGTGGGTGTCTCCGTCGTGAACGCGCTGTCCTCGAAGGTCGCCGTCGAGGTCAAGACCGACGGCCACCGCTGGACGCAGGACTACAAGATGGGCGTCCCCACGGCGCCGCTCGTGCAGCACGAGGCCACCGAGGAGACCGGCACCTCGGTCACCTTCTGGGCCGACGGTGACATCTTCGAGACCACGGACTACTCCTTCGAGACGCTCTCGCGGCGCTTCCAGGAGATGGCGTTCCTCAACAAGGGTTTGACGATCAAACTCACTGACGAGCGCGAGTCGGCGAAGGCCACCTCGGGCGCGGACGAGGCCGGGGCGGACGAAACCGCTGAGGTCAAGACGGTCACGTACCACTACGAAGGCGGCATCGTCGACTTCGTGAAGTACCTCAACTCCCGCAAGGGAGAGGCGGTGCACCCGACGGTGATCGACCTCGAGGCCGAGGACAAGGACAAGAGCCTCTCCCTCGAAGTCGCGATGCAGTGGAACAGCGGTTACAGCGAGGGCGTGTACTCCTTCGCCAACATCATCCACACGCACGAGGGCGGTACCCACGAAGAGGGCTTCCGCGCGGCGCTCACCAACCTGATCAACAAGTACGCGCGCGACAAGAAGCTGCTGCGTGAGAAGGACGACAACCTCACGGGTGACGACATCCGCGAGGGTCTGACCGCGATCATCTCGGTGAAGCTCAGCGAGCCGCAGTTCGAGGGCCAGACGAAGACCAAGCTGGGCAACACGGAGGCCAAGACCTTCGTTCAAAAGGCCGTCTACGAGCATCTGAACGACTGGCTGGACCGTAACCCGGTCGAGGCGGCGGACATCGTCCGCAAGGGCATCCAGGCGGCCACCGCGCGCGTGGCGGCCCGCAAGGCCCGGGACCTGACGCGCCGTAAGGGCCTGCTGGAGACCGCGTCCCTGCCGGGCAAGCTCTCCGACTGCCAGTCGAACGACCCCATCAAGTGCGAGATCTTCATCGTCGAGGGTGACTCCGCCGGCGGCTCGGCCAAGTCCGGCCGCAACCCGGAGTACCAGGCGATCCTCCCGATCCGCGGCAAGATCCTCAACGTGGAGAAGGCGCGGATCGACAAGATCCTGCAGAACCAGGAGATCCAGGCGCTGATCTCCGCCTTCGGTACCGGAGTCCACGAGGACTTCGACATCGAGAGGCTGCGCTACCACAAGATCATCCTGATGGCGGACGCCGATGTCGACGGTCAGCACATCAACACCCTGCTGCTGACCTTCCTGTTCCGCTTCATGCGGCCGTTGGTCGAGGCCGGGCACGTGTTCCTCTCCCGTCCTCCGCTCTACAAGATCAAGTGGGGCCGGGAGGACGCCGAGTACGCGTACTCCGACCGCGAGCGCGACGCCCTGATCGAGCTGGGCCGCCAGCGCGGCAAGCGGATCAGGGAGGACTCCATCCAGCGCTTCAAGGGTCTCGGCGAGATGAACGCCGAGGAGCTGCGCATCACCACGATGGACCAGGAGCACCGGGTGCTCGGCCAGGTCACCCTCGACGACGCCGCCCAGGCCGACGACCTGTTCTCGGTCCTCATGGGCGAGGACGTCGAGGCGCGCCGCCAGTTCATCCAGCGCAACGCCAAGGACGTCCGGTTCCTCGACATCTGA
- a CDS encoding DNA-binding protein encodes MDAAQQEATARARELQRNWYGEPLGALFRKLIDDLGLNQARLAGVLGLSAPMLSQLMSGQRAKIGNPAVVQRVQLLQDLAGQVADGSVSAAEATERMEEIKKSQGGSVLSNTTQTTSSSGAPTVKRVVREIQSLLRSVAAASDIIEAADTLAPSHPELAEFLRVYGAGRTSDAVAHYQSHQS; translated from the coding sequence ATGGACGCCGCACAGCAGGAAGCCACCGCAAGAGCGCGGGAACTGCAGCGGAACTGGTACGGGGAGCCGTTGGGGGCGCTCTTCCGTAAGCTCATCGACGATCTTGGTCTCAACCAGGCTCGTCTCGCGGGGGTGCTGGGACTGTCCGCACCGATGCTGTCGCAGCTGATGAGCGGTCAGCGGGCGAAGATCGGAAACCCCGCCGTGGTCCAGCGGGTGCAACTGCTCCAGGACTTGGCGGGCCAGGTCGCGGACGGCAGCGTCAGCGCTGCCGAGGCGACCGAGCGCATGGAGGAGATCAAGAAGTCGCAGGGGGGCTCGGTGCTCAGCAACACCACGCAGACGACAAGCAGTTCGGGAGCGCCCACGGTCAAACGGGTGGTGCGCGAGATCCAGTCGCTGCTGCGCTCGGTGGCAGCCGCGAGCGACATCATCGAGGCGGCGGACACCCTCGCGCCGAGCCATCCGGAACTGGCAGAGTTTCTCCGGGTGTACGGCGCCGGCCGAACCTCCGACGCGGTCGCGCACTACCAGTCCCACCAGAGCTGA
- a CDS encoding DUF3566 domain-containing protein gives MSGATGAGSVGSTGTSAGKGTDGGGRGSAAKATDSHTTNLQAIKPSATESQSPDTHGSQGGTVTDTRGPQAERPATGAGRTTAQAAPGAQPQPSAQPAPPEAGSPLPGERQPQQPAGPYHPPQAYPSQPAPAGAVRRPRTGARTTPRTRKARLRVAKADPWSVMKVSFLLSIALGICTIVAAAVLWMVMDAMGVFSTVGGTISEATGSNESNGFDLQSFLSLPNVLMFTTIIAVIDVVLATALATLGAFIYNLSAGFVGGVELTLAEDE, from the coding sequence GTGAGCGGAGCCACGGGCGCCGGTTCGGTCGGGTCCACCGGTACCTCTGCCGGTAAGGGAACGGACGGCGGCGGCCGTGGCTCCGCCGCGAAAGCGACAGACTCGCACACGACCAACCTGCAGGCGATCAAGCCAAGCGCGACCGAGTCGCAATCGCCCGACACGCATGGATCCCAGGGGGGAACTGTGACGGACACCCGAGGTCCGCAGGCCGAGCGGCCCGCCACCGGCGCGGGTCGGACCACGGCCCAGGCCGCTCCGGGCGCCCAGCCGCAGCCGTCCGCCCAGCCGGCGCCGCCCGAGGCCGGTTCCCCGCTTCCCGGGGAGCGGCAGCCGCAGCAGCCCGCCGGGCCCTACCACCCGCCGCAGGCCTACCCGTCGCAGCCGGCCCCCGCGGGCGCCGTACGCCGGCCCCGCACCGGCGCGCGCACCACGCCCCGTACCCGCAAGGCCCGGCTGCGCGTGGCGAAGGCCGACCCGTGGTCGGTGATGAAGGTCAGCTTCCTGCTCTCCATCGCGCTCGGCATCTGCACGATCGTCGCGGCCGCCGTGCTGTGGATGGTCATGGACGCGATGGGCGTCTTCTCGACGGTCGGCGGCACGATCTCGGAGGCGACCGGCTCGAACGAGTCGAACGGCTTCGACCTCCAGTCGTTCCTGTCGCTCCCGAACGTCCTGATGTTCACGACGATCATCGCGGTCATCGACGTCGTCCTCGCGACCGCCCTCGCGACCCTCGGAGCGTTCATCTACAACCTCTCCGCGGGCTTCGTCGGCGGCGTCGAGCTGACGCTTGCCGAGGACGAGTGA
- the gyrA gene encoding DNA gyrase subunit A — translation MTDENIPFTPEEGGVIAQRVEPVGLETEMQRSYLDYAMSVIVSRALPDVRDGLKPVHRRVLYAMYDGGYRPERGFYKCARVVGDVMGNYHPHGDSSIYDALVRLAQPWSMRMPLVDSNGNFGSPGNDPAAAMRYTECKMAPLSMEMVRDIDEETVDFTDNYDGRSQEPTVLPARFPNLLINGSAGIAVGMATNIPPHNLREVAAGAQWYLENPEASHEELLDALIERIKGPDFPTGALVVGRKGIEEAYRTGRGSITMRAVVEVEEIQNRQCLVVTELPYQVNPDNLAQKIADLVKDGKIGGIADVRDETSSRTGQRLVIVLKRDAVAKVVLNNLYKHTDLQTNFGANMLALVDGVPRTLSLDAFIRHWVTHQIEVIVRRTRFRLRKAEERAHILRGLLKALDAIDEVIALIRRSDTVDIARTGLMGLLEIDEIQANAILEMQLRRLAALERQKIVQEHDELQAKITEYNAILASPVRQRGIVSEELAAIVEKYGDDRKTMLVPYDGDMSIEDLIAEEDIVVTVTRGGYVKRTKTDDYRAQKRGGKGVRGAKLKEDDIVDHFFVSTTHHWLLFFTNKGRVYRAKAYELPDAGRDARGQHVANLLAFQPDEAIAEILAIRDYEAAPYLVLATKGGLVKKTPLKDYDSPRSGGVIAINLRETADGSDDELIGAELVSSDDDLLLISKKAQSIRFTATDDTLRPMGRATSGVKGMSFRESDELLSMNVVRPGTFVFTATDGGYAKRTAVDEYRVQGRGGLGIKAAKIVEDRGSLVGALVVEETDEILAITLSGGVIRTRVNEIRETGRDTMGVQLINLGKRDAVVGIARNAEAGREAEEVDGDVVVDETAEDAAPIGTDEGEAPSAE, via the coding sequence ATGACCGACGAGAACATCCCATTCACGCCTGAAGAAGGCGGCGTCATCGCCCAGCGTGTCGAGCCCGTCGGGCTCGAGACGGAGATGCAGCGCTCGTACCTCGACTACGCGATGTCCGTCATCGTCTCGCGAGCGCTGCCGGATGTCCGGGACGGTCTCAAGCCCGTCCACCGCCGCGTCCTGTACGCCATGTACGACGGCGGCTACCGCCCCGAGCGCGGCTTCTACAAGTGCGCCCGCGTCGTCGGCGACGTCATGGGCAACTACCACCCGCACGGCGACTCCTCGATCTACGACGCGCTGGTCCGCCTCGCGCAGCCGTGGTCGATGCGGATGCCGCTGGTCGACTCGAACGGCAACTTCGGCTCTCCGGGCAACGACCCGGCGGCGGCCATGCGCTACACCGAGTGCAAGATGGCGCCGCTGTCGATGGAGATGGTCCGTGACATCGACGAGGAGACCGTCGACTTCACGGACAACTACGACGGCCGCTCCCAGGAGCCGACCGTCCTGCCGGCCCGCTTCCCGAACCTGCTGATCAACGGCTCGGCCGGTATCGCGGTCGGCATGGCGACGAACATCCCGCCGCACAACCTGCGCGAGGTCGCGGCCGGCGCCCAGTGGTACCTGGAGAACCCGGAGGCCTCCCACGAGGAACTCCTGGACGCCCTGATCGAGCGCATCAAGGGCCCCGATTTCCCGACGGGCGCCCTGGTGGTGGGCCGTAAGGGCATCGAGGAGGCCTACCGCACGGGCCGCGGCTCGATCACCATGCGCGCGGTCGTCGAGGTCGAGGAGATCCAGAACCGCCAGTGCCTGGTGGTCACGGAGCTGCCCTACCAGGTCAACCCGGACAATCTCGCGCAGAAGATCGCCGACCTGGTGAAGGACGGCAAGATCGGCGGCATCGCGGACGTCCGTGACGAGACGTCGTCCCGTACCGGCCAGCGCTTGGTCATCGTCCTGAAGAGGGACGCGGTCGCCAAGGTCGTACTGAACAACCTCTACAAGCACACCGACCTGCAGACGAACTTCGGCGCGAACATGCTGGCGCTGGTCGACGGCGTGCCGCGCACCCTCTCCCTGGACGCGTTCATCCGCCACTGGGTGACGCACCAGATCGAGGTCATCGTCCGCCGGACGCGCTTCCGCCTGCGCAAGGCCGAGGAGCGCGCGCACATCCTGCGCGGTCTGCTGAAGGCCCTGGACGCCATCGACGAGGTCATCGCGCTGATCCGGCGCAGTGACACCGTCGACATCGCGCGCACGGGCCTGATGGGCCTCCTGGAGATCGACGAGATCCAGGCCAACGCGATCCTCGAGATGCAGCTGCGGCGCCTGGCCGCCCTGGAGCGGCAGAAGATCGTCCAGGAGCACGACGAACTCCAGGCGAAGATCACCGAGTACAACGCGATCCTCGCCTCGCCCGTCCGCCAGCGCGGCATCGTCAGCGAGGAACTGGCCGCGATCGTCGAGAAGTACGGCGACGACCGCAAGACCATGCTGGTGCCCTACGACGGCGACATGTCCATCGAGGACCTGATCGCCGAGGAGGACATCGTCGTCACCGTCACGCGCGGCGGCTACGTCAAGCGCACCAAGACGGACGACTACCGGGCGCAGAAGCGCGGCGGCAAGGGCGTACGCGGCGCGAAGCTCAAGGAAGACGACATCGTCGACCACTTCTTCGTGTCGACCACGCACCACTGGCTGCTGTTCTTCACCAACAAGGGCCGTGTCTACCGGGCGAAGGCGTACGAGCTTCCCGACGCCGGACGTGACGCGCGTGGACAGCATGTCGCGAACCTCCTGGCGTTCCAGCCGGACGAGGCGATCGCCGAGATCCTCGCGATCCGCGACTACGAGGCGGCGCCGTACCTGGTGCTGGCCACCAAGGGCGGCCTGGTGAAGAAGACGCCTCTGAAGGATTACGATTCGCCGCGTTCCGGTGGCGTCATCGCGATCAATCTCCGTGAAACAGCGGACGGTTCCGACGATGAACTGATCGGAGCCGAACTCGTCTCGTCCGATGACGATCTGCTTCTGATCAGCAAGAAGGCACAGTCGATCAGGTTCACCGCCACCGACGACACCCTGCGGCCCATGGGCCGTGCGACCTCGGGTGTCAAGGGCATGAGCTTCCGCGAGAGCGACGAGCTCCTCTCGATGAATGTTGTTCGACCCGGTACGTTCGTGTTCACTGCTACGGACGGTGGGTACGCGAAGCGGACCGCCGTCGACGAGTACCGCGTTCAAGGACGCGGCGGCCTCGGCATCAAGGCCGCCAAGATCGTTGAGGATCGTGGATCGCTCGTCGGTGCGCTGGTGGTCGAGGAGACGGACGAGATCCTCGCCATCACGCTGTCCGGCGGTGTGATTCGTACGCGAGTCAACGAGATCAGGGAGACGGGCCGTGACACCATGGGCGTCCAACTGATCAACCTGGGCAAGCGCGATGCCGTGGTCGGCATCGCACGTAACGCCGAGGCGGGGCGCGAGGCGGAAGAGGTCGACGGCGACGTGGTCGTCGACGAGACCGCCGAGGATGCCGCGCCCATCGGCACGGACGAGGGTGAGGCGCCCTCGGCCGAGTAG
- a CDS encoding DUF5324 family protein — MTRIDSVRAATGSAKDSVLHAAEVVAPYADTAKDRAAHYTHEARVRLAPRVSQAAEQARVQYGAHLAPRLEQARTQALSHVPPKVDQAAHEAATRTRKAARHAADYSRPRLEQAVAAAGPVRDEAAARSAAVVAALRGQVSPKEIQKLVRRHERRARAGRLAKALAVLGIAAGGAFAAWKWWDKQANPDWLVEPPAATEVPESNRLTSVDGSGQAVLDPEVQAKEAEEEAAHRDEGH, encoded by the coding sequence GTGACCCGCATCGACAGCGTGCGCGCCGCGACCGGCTCGGCGAAGGACAGCGTGCTGCACGCCGCGGAAGTGGTGGCGCCCTACGCCGACACGGCCAAGGACAGGGCCGCGCACTACACACACGAGGCACGCGTACGGCTCGCGCCGAGGGTGTCGCAGGCGGCCGAACAGGCCCGAGTCCAGTACGGCGCTCATCTGGCGCCGCGTCTGGAACAGGCCCGTACGCAGGCTCTCTCGCATGTGCCGCCGAAGGTCGACCAGGCCGCCCACGAGGCTGCCACGCGTACCCGCAAGGCCGCTCGGCACGCCGCCGACTACTCCCGGCCAAGGCTCGAGCAGGCGGTGGCCGCGGCCGGACCCGTCAGGGACGAGGCCGCCGCACGCAGTGCCGCCGTAGTGGCCGCCCTGCGTGGCCAGGTCTCGCCCAAGGAGATCCAGAAGCTCGTCCGCAGGCATGAGCGGCGGGCACGGGCCGGCCGGCTCGCCAAGGCGCTGGCGGTTCTGGGTATCGCCGCGGGCGGTGCCTTCGCCGCCTGGAAGTGGTGGGACAAGCAGGCCAACCCCGACTGGCTGGTCGAACCGCCCGCAGCGACGGAAGTACCGGAATCCAACCGGCTCACCTCGGTGGACGGCAGCGGCCAGGCCGTGCTCGATCCCGAGGTCCAGGCCAAGGAGGCCGAGGAGGAGGCCGCGCACCGCGACGAAGGCCACTGA
- the recF gene encoding DNA replication/repair protein RecF, with amino-acid sequence MHVTHLSLADFRSYARVEVPLDPGVTAFVGPNGQGKTNLVEAIGYLATLGSHRVSSDAPLVRMGADRAVIRAQVRQGERQQLIELELNPGRANRARINRSSQVRPRDVLGIVRTVMFAPEDLALVKGDPGERRRFLDELITARSPRMAGVRSDYDRVLKQRNTLLKSAALARRHGGRSMDLSTLDVWDQHLARVGGELLAQRLDLVAALQPLADKAYEQLAPGGGPVALEYKSSAPGEGHTREDLYEQLMAALADARKQEIERGVTLVGPHRDDVTLKLGQLPAKGYASHGESWSYALALRLASYDLLRAEGNEPVLVLDDVFAELDTRRRERLAELVAPGEQVLVTAAVDDDVPQVLTGTRFTVSDGTVERA; translated from the coding sequence ATGCACGTCACGCATCTGTCGCTGGCCGACTTCCGCTCGTACGCCCGGGTCGAAGTTCCGCTCGACCCGGGCGTCACCGCCTTCGTCGGCCCGAACGGGCAGGGCAAGACGAACCTCGTCGAGGCGATCGGCTACCTCGCCACCCTCGGCAGCCACCGCGTCTCCTCCGACGCCCCCCTCGTCCGCATGGGCGCCGACCGCGCGGTCATCCGGGCGCAGGTGCGGCAGGGCGAGCGGCAGCAACTGATCGAGCTGGAGCTGAACCCGGGCAGGGCGAACCGCGCCCGGATCAACAGGTCCTCGCAGGTCAGGCCGCGTGACGTGCTGGGCATCGTGCGAACCGTCATGTTCGCCCCCGAGGACCTCGCGCTGGTCAAGGGGGACCCCGGGGAGCGACGCCGGTTCCTCGACGAGCTGATCACCGCCCGCTCCCCGCGCATGGCCGGCGTCCGCTCCGACTACGACCGGGTCCTCAAGCAGCGCAACACCCTGCTCAAGTCGGCCGCGCTGGCCCGCCGGCACGGCGGCCGCTCCATGGACCTGTCCACACTCGACGTCTGGGACCAGCACCTCGCGCGGGTGGGCGGCGAACTGCTCGCCCAGCGTCTCGACCTGGTCGCCGCGCTTCAGCCGCTCGCCGACAAGGCGTACGAACAGCTGGCCCCGGGCGGCGGCCCGGTCGCCCTGGAGTACAAATCGTCCGCGCCCGGCGAGGGGCACACGCGGGAGGACCTCTACGAGCAGCTGATGGCCGCGCTGGCCGACGCCCGCAAGCAGGAGATCGAGCGGGGCGTCACCCTCGTAGGGCCTCATCGGGACGATGTGACGCTCAAACTCGGTCAGCTGCCCGCCAAGGGATACGCCTCGCACGGTGAGTCGTGGTCGTACGCTCTGGCGTTGCGCCTGGCGTCGTACGACCTGCTCAGAGCCGAGGGCAACGAGCCGGTGCTCGTCCTCGACGACGTCTTCGCCGAGCTGGACACCCGTCGCCGCGAACGCCTGGCCGAGCTCGTCGCGCCCGGCGAGCAGGTCCTGGTGACCGCCGCGGTCGACGACGACGTACCGCAGGTACTGACCGGAACGCGGTTCACCGTGTCGGACGGGACGGTGGAGCGCGCATGA
- a CDS encoding DLW-39 family protein, whose protein sequence is MKKLLLVALAAIGGLLVYRQIQADRAEQDLWTEATDSVPTGS, encoded by the coding sequence GTGAAGAAGCTTCTCCTGGTCGCACTGGCCGCCATCGGCGGGCTCCTCGTGTACCGCCAGATCCAGGCGGATCGCGCCGAGCAGGATCTGTGGACGGAGGCGACTGACTCCGTGCCCACGGGTTCGTGA
- a CDS encoding DUF6344 domain-containing protein, translated as MAQNKVMKLWTAIVTVFLALCTGLGLITTTAAAAVPQTEPTRNSTAQEMAPPPAPWAYTRALPPTMKQRIRAEAHGKTPTCRHRILPDTNAAAPATGPCAEPDSAPAEPDTPLVQFRNFQHLQR; from the coding sequence ATGGCCCAGAACAAGGTCATGAAGCTGTGGACCGCCATCGTCACCGTCTTCCTCGCGCTGTGCACGGGGCTCGGACTCATCACGACGACCGCCGCCGCGGCCGTACCGCAGACCGAGCCGACGCGCAACAGCACCGCACAGGAGATGGCACCTCCGCCGGCCCCCTGGGCGTACACCAGGGCCCTGCCCCCCACGATGAAACAGCGCATCCGCGCCGAGGCCCACGGCAAGACCCCCACCTGCCGCCACCGCATCCTCCCGGACACGAACGCGGCCGCCCCGGCCACCGGGCCCTGCGCCGAGCCCGATTCGGCTCCGGCCGAGCCCGACACTCCCCTCGTGCAGTTCCGGAACTTCCAGCATCTCCAGCGCTGA
- a CDS encoding DciA family protein, whose translation MSTEKDPAKDPAPKKSPEPSGVDLARVALRAAKEQARARGDAAQQKKQARRGGLRSGARADGRDPMALGAAINRLITERGWEAPAAVGGVMGRWPQIVGEDLANHCVPEQYDEDERVLVVRCDSTAWATNLRLLAPQLVARLNEDLGHGAVKMIKVHGPSGPARRYGPLRAPGSTGPGDTYG comes from the coding sequence ATGAGCACCGAAAAGGATCCCGCAAAGGATCCCGCGCCCAAGAAGAGTCCCGAACCCTCCGGCGTCGACCTCGCGCGCGTGGCGCTCAGGGCGGCGAAGGAACAGGCACGCGCGCGTGGGGACGCGGCGCAGCAGAAGAAGCAGGCGCGGCGCGGGGGCCTGCGCTCCGGCGCGCGCGCCGACGGTCGCGACCCCATGGCGCTGGGCGCCGCCATCAACCGCCTCATCACCGAGCGCGGTTGGGAAGCCCCGGCCGCGGTGGGCGGCGTGATGGGCCGCTGGCCGCAGATCGTCGGCGAGGACCTGGCCAACCACTGCGTACCCGAGCAGTACGACGAGGACGAGCGGGTCCTGGTCGTACGCTGCGACTCCACGGCCTGGGCGACGAACCTGCGCCTGCTCGCCCCCCAGTTGGTCGCGCGCCTCAACGAGGACCTCGGTCACGGCGCGGTGAAGATGATCAAGGTGCACGGCCCCAGTGGCCCGGCCCGCCGCTACGGGCCGCTGCGCGCCCCCGGCAGCACGGGTCCCGGCGACACCTATGGGTGA
- a CDS encoding serine/threonine-protein kinase: MGEVFAGRYELADPIGRGGVGAVWRAWDHRRRRYVAAKVLQQSDAHSLLRFVREQALRIDHPHVLAPASWAADDDKVLFTMDLVAGGSLVHLVGDYGPLPPAFVCTLLDQLLSGLAAVHAEGVVHRDVKPANVLLEATGTARPRLRLSDFGIAMRLGEPRLTETNLVVGTPGYLAPEQMLGSEPDFPADLFAVGLVALYLLEGAKPDAKALIQYFAAHGTPSAPQGIPEPLWQVVASLLQPDPQARFRTATGARKALASAVELLPEPGPDDELIEIFDQLGPLPPGFGPEGPLKRAPGVVTETGTKTESGTEAGTDTGTGSRAGFGAGTGIGAGAGTGTGTEAGAGVGAGAVGARSGVEASRHRAGDSMTPHPRTDSPAVGTGSGAGVVPLDPRPGTGSVQPLTMSDTGSFHLPPPQATVSSPQPPTPQRRHGQPEAQEQPPAQAQAHAQPPQAPQQPQRRPQAQSDQGPPHGPAHASPYDSTHVLSSPRPHAPQYPAQTPAAALHQRDHRADASTASYTAQDPQVPPSAQEIPQALPQALPHAMPPAAPQAVPRAIRPAGPQRRHRAARPARRSGPPAKVAIPLLLLALACYAVGFWALTRV, encoded by the coding sequence ATGGGTGAGGTCTTCGCCGGCCGGTATGAACTGGCCGATCCGATCGGTCGCGGAGGGGTCGGCGCCGTCTGGCGCGCATGGGACCACCGCCGCCGCCGCTACGTGGCCGCCAAGGTGCTCCAACAGAGCGACGCGCACTCGCTGTTGCGCTTCGTCCGCGAACAGGCACTGCGGATCGACCATCCTCATGTGCTCGCGCCCGCCAGTTGGGCCGCCGACGACGACAAGGTCCTGTTCACCATGGACCTGGTCGCCGGCGGCTCGCTGGTCCACCTGGTCGGGGACTACGGCCCGCTGCCCCCGGCCTTCGTCTGCACGCTGCTCGACCAGCTCCTGTCCGGGCTCGCCGCCGTGCACGCGGAAGGCGTGGTGCATCGCGACGTCAAGCCCGCCAACGTGCTGCTGGAAGCCACCGGCACGGCACGGCCCCGGCTGCGGCTGTCCGACTTCGGCATCGCGATGCGCCTGGGGGAACCGCGCCTGACGGAGACCAACCTCGTGGTGGGCACGCCCGGCTATCTCGCGCCCGAGCAGATGCTGGGCTCGGAACCGGACTTCCCGGCGGACCTGTTCGCCGTCGGCCTGGTCGCTCTGTATCTGCTGGAGGGCGCCAAGCCGGACGCCAAGGCGCTCATTCAGTACTTCGCGGCGCACGGGACCCCGAGCGCGCCTCAGGGCATTCCCGAGCCGCTGTGGCAGGTCGTGGCCTCCTTGTTGCAGCCCGACCCCCAGGCGCGGTTCCGCACGGCCACGGGGGCACGCAAGGCGCTCGCCTCGGCCGTCGAACTCCTGCCGGAGCCCGGCCCCGACGACGAGCTGATCGAAATCTTCGACCAACTCGGGCCGTTGCCACCGGGGTTCGGACCTGAAGGGCCGCTCAAGCGGGCGCCGGGAGTGGTGACGGAGACAGGTACGAAGACGGAGTCGGGGACGGAAGCGGGGACGGATACGGGGACGGGGTCGAGAGCGGGGTTCGGGGCTGGCACTGGGATTGGAGCCGGGGCGGGGACTGGGACTGGGACTGAAGCCGGGGCTGGAGTTGGAGCTGGTGCGGTTGGTGCGCGGTCGGGAGTGGAAGCCTCCCGGCACAGGGCCGGCGACTCCATGACCCCGCATCCCCGCACGGACTCTCCAGCCGTCGGCACCGGCTCGGGAGCAGGCGTCGTACCCCTCGATCCACGCCCGGGCACTGGATCGGTACAGCCGCTCACCATGTCGGACACCGGCAGCTTCCACCTGCCGCCCCCTCAGGCCACGGTCTCCTCCCCTCAGCCACCCACCCCACAGAGGCGGCACGGACAGCCCGAGGCGCAGGAGCAACCACCGGCACAGGCACAGGCACACGCTCAGCCACCACAAGCACCGCAGCAGCCACAGCGGCGGCCGCAGGCACAATCCGACCAGGGCCCTCCACACGGCCCCGCCCACGCCTCCCCCTACGACTCCACGCACGTCCTGTCCTCCCCCCGACCTCACGCCCCGCAGTACCCGGCCCAGACTCCGGCGGCGGCACTCCACCAGCGCGACCATCGCGCTGATGCCTCTACTGCTTCGTACACCGCTCAGGACCCGCAGGTTCCACCCTCCGCACAGGAAATTCCGCAGGCACTCCCACAGGCACTTCCGCACGCGATGCCGCCGGCTGCCCCCCAGGCAGTCCCCCGAGCCATCCGCCCGGCCGGCCCGCAACGGCGCCACCGCGCCGCGCGCCCGGCACGCCGCTCCGGCCCGCCTGCCAAGGTGGCGATCCCGCTCCTGCTGCTCGCGCTGGCCTGCTACGCAGTGGGTTTCTGGGCGCTGACCCGCGTCTGA